CAATTGTGCCGTATATAAGATAAAAAAATAATGTAAAGTAAAATTGGAGAATCAGGAAAATTTATAAAGGTTCACGGTGGGTCTTACGGTCCAACTTTACATTATCATTTGGTTTACATAACCCACTTAATGTAAAATTTTACATTAAGTGGGGAAAAGTTACCTGATCTCTGCCCTAGGACATCAGGCTTGTCTGAAAGGATATAAGGTTCTGTACTTCAACTGCCAGAAACTCTTTGCTTCCTTGAAAGTGGCAAAGGCTGACGGTTCATACCCCAAAGAAATCACCCGCATTGAGAAATCAGATTTACTCATCCTGGATGACTTTGGCTTACAATCCCTTGATGCCCAAACACGGATGATTTTACTGGAAATCATTGAAGACCGGTATGATAAAAAGTCAGCCATCATTGGCTCTCAGCTCCCGGTCGACAAATGGTACGACATCATTGGGGAGGGTACTATCGCCGATGCGATCCTGGATCGTTTATATCATGGATCCCATCGCATCGATTTAAAAGGTGAATCGATGCGGAAGAAAAACAATAAATAATAATTTTACAGAAACAAAAAGCCATTGACCGTTCTTTAAAATCCTGTCCTCAAAAATCCCCCTCAGAGGAGGGGGAGTCAGTATGGCCGGAATGAGGGGTCAGTATCACCGGAATAAACATTTGCAATGTATAATGATGCCTTTCGCGATCTGTACGGGTTCACCGCGCTGTCACAGAAACAGATGGATTATTATACTAAAATGTATTTTGGTTTTATCCGCCCCGAATTTGTTTCCCTGGTTCTCGATGCCCGGGATAATGTTGTGGGATTTGGGATAACTATGCCGAGTCTTGCCTTAGCGCTGCAAAAGGCCAAAGGGTCATTACTGCCTTTCGGATTTATTCACCTCCTGCGGGCCATCCGAAAAAATGATATCGTTCATATGTATCTGGTAGGGGTAAGGCCGGATTACCAGGGAAAAGGGATCTTAGCACTGGTTTACCATGAACTTACCAAAGCTTATATAGATGCTGGTATAAAACTTACACGGACCCATCCGCAACTGGAGGAAAACTTAAGAGCCATTGCCATCTGGAAGAATTATGAAAGCAGGTTGTATATCCGGCGGCGGTGCTGGATCAGGGATATTTAATTTGTCTACGCGCCATGAATGGAATGGTAAGGCTCAAGTGGTCAATTTGTTTTATTGCCTTATTTGTTTTTAATGGTTTGCAATCCATTTACAATCCTCCTGAAACTCTCCAATCCTGCCTCCAGGTTTTCCACGATCTCCAGGGCCAGCACATCCGGATCGGGTAGGTTATCCAAGTCAGCCAAGCTCTTGTCTTTAAGCCAAAATATATCCAGGCTGGTCTTATCACGAGCAATGATCTCGTCATAGGTGAACTTCCGCCACCGTTCTTCCGGGGTTACTTCCGACCAGGTTTCTTTTCGCTGATGCCTGTTTTCAGGATTGTAGCAGTTAATGAAAGCTTTCAGGTCCTCAAACCGCATCGGATTCTTCTTCAATGTATGGTGGATGTTGGTCCGGTAGTCATAGTACCATACTTCTTTTGTCCAGGGATTCTTTGAGGCGGGATTGGCATCAAAGAACAGGACATTTGCTTTAACACCCTGGGCGTAGAATACACCGGTTGGCAATCGAAGAATAGTATGGAGTTCCATGGTTTGCAGTAACTTCTTCCGGACTGTTTCGCCTGCTCCGCCTTCAAACAATACATTATCTGGCACAACAACGGCTGCTTTACCGGTGGTTTTGAGCATGGTATGGATATGCTGGATGAAGTTGAGTTGCTTGTTTGATGAAGTTGCCCAAAAATCTTGCCGGTTGTAAGTCCTGTCCTCTGTTTCTTCTTCTCCTTCATCATTGGTGAAGGTCATGCTGCTTTTCTTGCCAAAGGGAGGATTTGTTAGGATGTAATCAAACCGATTGCCGGTATCGGCTATGAGAGAATCTGTTGGCGAAATTGTTGAATCACCGAACATCTCTCCAATATTGTGGAGAAACATGTTCATCAAACAAAGCCTGCGGGTGTTGGCGACAATCTCGTTTCCGGAAAAGGTTTTATGTTTTAAGAACTCCTTTTGTTCCTTATCCAACTGATAGGTCTTAACCAGGAAATCATAAGCAGCTAAAAAGAAGCCTCCAGTGCCACAAGCCGGATCGGCAATGGTCTTGTTCGGCTCTGGGCGGATGCACTCCACCATGGCCCTGATAAGCGATCTGGGTGTGAAATATTGTCCTGCACCACTCTTGGTGTCCTCTGCATTCTTTTCAAGCAATCCTTCGTAAATATCCCCCTTCACATCAGCTCCAATCATCACCCATGTTTCTTCATCAATCATCTGGATGACCTTGTAGAGCTTGGCAGGATCTTGAATCTTGTTCTGTGACTTTGAAAAGATTGCTCCAAGCATCTTTGGCTGAGTGCTGAGCACTCTCAATAGCGTTGAATAGTGAAGTTCCAATTCTGCTCCTCTTTTATTTCTAAGGCTTTCCCAATTATACACTGTGGGGATAGTTATAGTTCTGTTATACGGAGGCTTTCCATACTCGTCAGCCATCTTTAAAAAGAGGAGGTAGGTAAGTTGTTCCAGGTAATCCCCGTAACCTACCCCGTCATCACGGAGGACATTGCAGTAGGACCAGACTTTGGATACTATGGTAGAAGTGTTCATTTAGTTATTGCTTTTATTCTTTAATTAATTGGGCAATATAATCCCTGTACCCGTTTCTCTTATTATTACCTAAATAATAACTTGTGCTTCTGTAGAAGGGTATTAGAGGACGATTCAACATACAATTGTCAGGAGGTAATGGAACGAAATTTTTGTAATCATTCCCATAATAAATCTTGGGTTCTTTGTAATGATTTGGTGGTGTTACTAATGCTTTAACAATGTAATAAGTAGTTGCTAAAATTGGTATGTGTGAAGGAATTTTTTGAATTGAATCGAGTTCTTCACGAAGATCACCAACCCAAACTTCCGCTGCCTTAAGCCAGTTTTCCTTTTCAATCGAAGTTACGCCATTGAAATAATTCTTGCACAGGTTCTGAACATAGACATGATGCCATGATAATCCAATGCTTTTTAGATTATTCTCGATTATCCATGAATAACCTCTGTTCCTTAACGATTCATCAGGATATAAATCAAAGACATATTCAATTCTTTTTTCTGATGGATTCGTAGGATCGGCCCCTAAAACAATTGCCTTAATTGTTAATTCTGGGATATGTGGTAAAGGAAATTCCCCTTCATTGGAGAACTTCTTTTCATCAGGAAGGGTGATGTTCCTTTCCAGAAGTCTTTGATACATACTATGCGAATAATTAGTACTCATATATTAGGCTTTCCATTAGTTTAATTTGTCCATGTCACACAATTAATAACACCACCGTGTTTAGCAATATCATTTGCTGTAATTTCTATAACCCTTCTTTTATAAAGGTTTTCAAGTTTAATCCGTGCTTTTTTGTTTGATGCCTCATATTGGGTATATGAAGGCATTATAATGACATCATCAAGTAGAAGAAAGTTAAGATATATACCAGTCGCATCCTTATCATCTTTATTCCTATGAACTTCGCAAGGGAGTTCTTCTTCGATTTCTAATTCAGCATCTTTTAATGTATTATAAAAATGAGCCTTCCATAGCCTGAACAATTCCTGCTCATAAATTGAAAATCCTTTCATCCTATTTTCAAGTCCAATGAGATCATTGACAACCACCTTCTTTTCATCAATGAATCGTACCATTCCATCCACATGACCTGTAAAGTCCCAGGGATCGGAAGGAACGACAATCAATGATTTCAACTTTAATTTCTCTTTAATAATACCTAATACGGTAGGTGAATCTCCATGCCAGGAAGAACAATTATCTTTTATTACCCGATCTGAAATGATACCTTGTGTTCCAAAAATTTCTATTGCACCACCGTCCAAAATAACATCACACTCCTCGAAGTCTAACCCAATGCTACGGCAGATTGCTTGTTGATCTTCCGGAATCGATTTTTCGTAGGACTTCCACCCTACAAGGTAGGAAGGCATGTATTTGAACAGCACCAATTTTCCATCAGATGCCTTTACGGGCATGTAATCCCTGCACCATTCATTTGAATTGGAAGGTATTTTTTCCAATCGTTTACCAAATGCTTCTTCAATAGCATTGGCAACCTTTTTCCCTCTGTCAATTTTAATGAGGTATTCCGATATATAAACCAAATGTTCCATGATTCAAGCGGATTGTAATTTCAGGTTTTAATTATTCATTTATCATATTAAACCAGCCTCCCCTCAAAAGCACTCTTCAATATCGACTGCCGCAACGCCTCGGCCTGAAGTAAACTCTCATCAATGGTCTGCTCCATTTTGTCGGCAAGGGAAAAGCGGGATTCAATTTCTTGGACGATTCTTTGTTGTTCTGATAAACTGCAAAAAGGAATTAATGATTCTGTAACTGCCTTCATACCAACATTTCCCTGTCCAACATTGCCTGTTTCATTTTCAAAAAACTGATCCTTAAATACATTAGTCCAGGAAAAATAAAGAAAGAATGATGGTAAATAACCATCATTAAATCTCATAGCCGCTATCCTCTGATTAAGTAAAAGATTTGATTTTTTTATTAATGCCGTAAAACCATAATCTCTTTTTTTTCTTGTACCCGTTTGGGTGATAATTACATCATTAAGCATGAGCATAGACCTTTTTAAAATACTTTCATCAGGATCATCAACAAATACAGAGCTTTCAAAGTATCTTATAATCCCTGGCCTGACATTACCCATTCTAATCACCTGATATGCACCTTTATCTTTAAAATCGCCACTCTTAAATGCAAACCCACTAAAAGTAGTTGCAACTTCTTTAATTTTCACCCACTTCCATCCCTCCGGCAATTCCCCTTCTTTCACATCCGTATTTGTCAGCCTCCCCTCAAATGCCCACTTCAACACGCTCTGCCGATAGACCTTAAGTTGCTCTTTGGCTTTCTCTAAGTTGGCGATGCCATTATCCAGCTCGCTGAAGAGCTCTTCGATTTTTATTACAATACGGTGCTGTTCTGATTGTGAAGGAAAAGGAATTAAGAGGTTCTTCATTACATCTACTGAAATTGCGTTAAAGGTGCTCCCCGTTCCTTCCTGGGCTACTAAATTTTTAATTAAACGTAGATAGAAGAATAAGTATTTAGGTACTGGATATCGTATGGCAGCAAGTCCCCTTCCGATACAACATTGAGAATTAGAAATATTTACGTCCCCAACCGGGGCCCTAACCGAAATAAGAATATCGTCTGGTTGGGCAATTCGTATTGGTTTTGAACACCATTTAACTGGAATTGGGTGAATTTCTGAAAATTCCGCTTTTCCTTGGAAAAATGGTAATCCAATACCTTCTGTATTATAAGTTTCAGAAGAAGGGGATTGTCCTGCAATTATTAGAGCGACTTCGTCAAGTCTTTTCTTTGGCCATTTAATATTCGGGAATTCTGACATCACTTCAAATCACATTAAACTCAGGCATTTCATCAAAGATTTTGCCTTGTAATTTCCGGCCAGCCTTTTTTTTATTGAACCCACCCCATTGTTTGAAGAAGAATTTAATATTGGCTTTTTTGCACTGCTCCATTATGTCAATAACCCAATCTGCTTCCATCGGCCTGGCTTTAGGGCCGCTCTCACCACCAACTATTACCCAGTCAATTTGATCAAGATTTAGATCAGGAAGAGGACCAAGCAATGGTTCGCAGGAAAGGAATTTCACTCTCGCCTTGGTTTCCCGAAGTAAATCAATTCTGAACGTTGTACCTTGGTTTTCTACCGAAACACCCATCCAGATGTTATGGCTCCATTTTAACTTGCCTTGTTGGTCATAATCTAAAAGTCTTTCTGCACGCTTAGTAAGAATCTGGAAAAGATGCTGAGGATTATCATTCATAACATCAAACACCCTCTGAACGTATTGGATAGGTACATTCTGGTGAAACAGGTCACTCATTGAATTTACAAAAACAACTTTGGACTTTTTCCAGGTATAGGGTTCAGAAAGAGTATCAGGGTGCAAAGTGAGCTTAAAACCATTTTTGTATTTCTCCTGACCCATGGCCTTCAGCCTCCTTGACATCACTTCCGCATAACAATTCCTGCATCCAGGTGAAACTTTAGTGCAGCCAGTCACCGGGTTCCAGGTCATTTCAGTCCATTCAATTTTAGATTGCGACATAATTAAATTTCTAATCTAAGCTGAGCTGTTGTCCGTTTTTCAACTTCTTTAAAAAATTGCAAACCTCTTGGGTGTTTTGAGTAAAATGATAAGTAATATAAAGGCAGATTTCTTTCATTAGATCGAATTTGATGCATATTACGTTCATTTAAATAACCCATATTCACCATTTGCTTCTGATACTGCTCTGCAAGAAATTTTACGAAATTATTTGAATAACCTTTATAATCAAGTTTAAAATCTTCTCGCCATTTATCCATTCCTAAATAACATGCAATTTTATCATTCTTTTCTTTTAGGTATTTGATAAGATTTCTGTTAGCATCCATATGTAATGCCTGAAGGATCAAAAAGTCCATTAATCTCTTATTTCCAATTGTCCTTATAGTATTAAAATCAAAATCAAGTGAGTAAGGATCTACAAAACAAAATGGTAATTGCGTATTGTTTATTCCAAAAGGGGGAATTGCACTAAGAACATCATTAATTGCCAAATTGCTATCCTTGTTTATAAGTGTAATATTAATACCAGAGAAATCTCTTGCAATCCTGCTCTTTAAAGCAGAGAAACAGTATGGATCTTTCTCGCAAAAAATATACTTAGTAAATGGAATCGGCAAAGACAATGCAATAAGTGAAGAAGATTTGTAGACTTTCCCGGTTTCTTTTATTTTAGCGAAGCCCGCCCCTGCGTAAAGGTCAATATAGACAAGTTGGTTCCAAAGGTTTTTCATCCCAGTAGTAAATATATCACAGAATCCCCCTACTAGTCTGTATTTTTCCAGTGACCATTTTCTGACTTCAGGGATGAAAAACTCATCTTTTTCTACTTGCATTAAAGGATTAAATTTTTCCATTATGCTTCTAATTCTATGTTTAATATTTATTAATCTACTGGAAGAACTGTAAACATATCAAATAACCTTCAAATAATTATAATTCATGTTATCAGCCTTTTGTAATGAATATTTCTTTTAATTCAGAGTAATAATCTATAAAGTAGTTTAGGCTTTCTGGTACTTTTCCGGAATTATCTTTAAGACATCTTCATTGTACAAGTAAATATTCCTGTAAGATAATTTCTCGTCAAACGCAAGTTTGCCTATAATGATAGAAGGGTGCACATTGTATTTTTTAGCACATTCTTCTACCCGGCTTGTAGTCAGGTAATTCAGATAGGGGTAAAGAAATTCAGAAATTTCCCGGTGCATTAATTTTGCAGCAGCAAGGTCGTTAGCCTCATCTTCAAGCTCGTTCCGTTCCCCATTCTTAAGATTATCAAGGATAAACGGAGTTTGTTCCCCGAGGTGCATAAGGACATGCGCGATTTCATGAGCAACCGTGAACCAGAAGTTATCTATTCGTTTGTACCGGCCTGTATAAATTATTGCAGGATTTTCGCCTGAAATAAAAGCAGCTCCGTCGAGATAAGTCTTTTGGAGATGTGGCAGAACAAAGAAAACCACTCCACATTGATAAAGTTCATTCAAAAAAAGTTCAATACCATTATTTTTAATCGTATAAAGATGGATTTCATTATAGAGCTTTTCTAAATTTTCTTTGATATACGCTGAACGAGGAAGGGTTTCGGAAACCTTACGGGCCATCTGATACCATGTTATCGCATAAGATGCATTGAATTGGTTATAAGCAGAGGACTTCTTAGTAAGGCACGGGAGAAGATTGTCATCAACTTGTTTAAAATCAAGCTTATCCCAGTTCCAGAAATCTAATATTTGAGACTTAAGATCATCTGTTTTATTACATTGGTTTAACCATCCCTTCTTTATCATATCCCTGACCGGCATGCGTTCATAAATCACGGATTTCAAATCTGCTTCCTTTTCTTTATCACTTTTTTCATGTTCCAGCCATAGGCGATATCCTGTATCAATATTAAGCCAATATTGAGCCGATGAATTAAATACTTCGCTAAGAATACGGGCTGTTTCCAGGGTTAAAGGCTGATTCTCCTGAAGGATTTTATTGAGATGTTTAAGCGTGATCCCCATCACTTCGGCAAGATCCTCCTGCGTCCATTCTCTTAACTCCATTTGTTCCCGGATAAAATAACCCGGGCCAAACTTTTTGGCTGCTCTGATTTGTGCTGTTGTTTCCATGTGCTGACTTTATTTCAATCACCATAATGGTTGGTGATGTCTTTTATGTAAAAGATACCGATTGATTGTTTTTCATCTTGCCAGGTGACTTCCATTTCAAGCCTGTACTTTCCTGTAAGCCTCATTGACCAAAGGTTTTCATAACCTTTTAATCGTTCAAAATGTAATCCTGTGTCTACAGATAAATCATAGAAATTGATTGCGGCTTCGATTTTCTGGATTGTGGCAAAAAATTTATCTGAAACATGTTGAGGTAACTTCAATTTTTTGGACTGCCCTGTATTATACAGTTTTAATAGTTCTTTATCAATGATAATAACATCCAAAATATTCAAAAGTTTTACAAAAATACACCTATTATGCCAAAAAGCAAGTATTATTTTGTATAAAATGGTAAAAATGCATTAACTTTTTGCTACTTCACTTTGGAATCTACTAATAACTATGCAACTAAAGCCTCATTGATCTCCTCAATGATCTTTTCCATTTCCTGGCCGAACAACTGATACATACCACCAATTCCACCTTTGGCATCGAATGGAGCAAAGTCAAGATCTTCCTTATCTACATGTATGCTGTTGGCGATATGTTCTTTTATCATCCTCAACCACTCCATCTGTTCTTCATTGAATTTTATAGGTCCGGCCTGCTTGCCAAACACCCAGGTCTGAAAGTTCCTGTTAACTGTCTGGTCATAGGGTGTCAATACCTGGTCGATACCTGAAACTTTCCGGATAAGCGATACCAGGGCAATCAGCTCATTCTTCGGGGATTTGCCATTCACCTGTTCAATTCTTTCATAAGCCTCCCATACCCGCACAGGAGCAAGGGCTGGACGCTGCAGTCTGAGGATGTCAAGTACCTCCCTGATCATTTTATAGGTCAGTTCTTTCCTGCGGTAAGGTTGATCGTAGAAAATGCTCAATGCCACCACCTCATCCTTGTTTTCTTCCAGGAAAGACTTGAAATCCTTTATTATCTGTGTGGAGGTTTCCGCTGAATGCTCATCCCATCCGGCATACTTAACCTTATCTATGTTTACTGTATCAATAACCTGGTCAATGATCTGCTGCACTTTCACCACAAACTCATTCAATTTACCATTGAAATGGCTCTTTGCAGTTTTGATCAGAGTTTCCTGCACAAGTTCCAACTGATCAGACGAAGGAGCTTTACCTGCTTCAACTTGATATTGTTCCCGCGCAGTAGTTTCAATCTTATCGGGATTATGAGCATTTAAAAGGTCATGAATGACGATATTGATAGGTTTACCCCCTGAAAGTTCACTAAACAGGTTCTTATCTTCTGCCGTCATTTGGTTGGATAAACGTGCAAGCCTGCCGGCAACTGAGATGAATGTGTCCTCATCCCTTGCTCCCAGCATCACCGCATTCAGAAGCTCTTTCAATGGAACACTCTTTTTACGTTCCAATGGCCGGCTTTCCGTTTTAATGGATTTGGTCACACCAACTGTATCAATCACAACGAAATGTGTCTTTGCTGTGGAGGCGGAGGGGGTTACCTTTTTCAGGTCATCCATATCGAAGGTCCGGGTTCCCCTGCCTTTCATCTGTTCAAAATAGTTCCGTGACCTTACATCACGCATGAAGATAAGGCACTCCAGGGGTTTTACATCGGTTCCGGTGGCAATCATATCAACTGTGACAGCAATTCGGGGATAATAGGCATTCCGGAAATTCGCCAGGATTGACTTGGGATCTTCCTCCGTCTTGTAAGTTACTTTCTTACAGAAATCATTTCCTTCGGCAAATTCTTCCCTTACAACATGGATGATGTCATTAGCATGGCTGTCATCCTTGGCGAAGATCAGTGTTTTAGGAACTTCGGAACGACCAGGAAATATTTCCGGCAGTTTCTCCTTAAATGCCCGGATGATGTTGCGCATCACGCTGAAATTCACCACATCCTTATCCAGTTGCTTTGCTGTGTACTCCAAATCCTCGTCCAGTTGTTCCCATCGCTTCTGCCGGGTAAGACGGTTTCGTTTGTCCACATATTCCTTTGCCTGGATCTTAGCTCCTTCTATTGTGATCTCCGTTTCAATCAGGTAAACCTCATACCCAACATTCACCCCATCAGCAACGGCTTCTTCATGGGAATATTCGCTAACGACATTTTCATTAAAAAAGCCGAAAGTGCGCTTATCCGGAGTAGCTGTCAAACCAATCAGGAAGGCATCGAAGTAGTCCAGCACCTGTTTCCATAAATTGTAAATGGACCTATGACATTCATCAATGACAATAAAGTCAAAGAACTCTACGGGTACTTTGGGATTATAGACCACCGGCACAGGCTCTTTTGGTTGATATGCGTCATAAGGATTGATGTCTTCTGCAGTATCTTCCAGTTCTTCCCCTTTTAAGATGGAATATAATCTTTG
This is a stretch of genomic DNA from Bacteroidales bacterium. It encodes these proteins:
- a CDS encoding ATP-binding protein — protein: MGKSYLISALGHQACLKGYKVLYFNCQKLFASLKVAKADGSYPKEITRIEKSDLLILDDFGLQSLDAQTRMILLEIIEDRYDKKSAIIGSQLPVDKWYDIIGEGTIADAILDRLYHGSHRIDLKGESMRKKNNK
- a CDS encoding GNAT family N-acetyltransferase, whose protein sequence is MYNDAFRDLYGFTALSQKQMDYYTKMYFGFIRPEFVSLVLDARDNVVGFGITMPSLALALQKAKGSLLPFGFIHLLRAIRKNDIVHMYLVGVRPDYQGKGILALVYHELTKAYIDAGIKLTRTHPQLEENLRAIAIWKNYESRLYIRRRCWIRDI
- a CDS encoding type I restriction-modification system subunit M, with translation MNTSTIVSKVWSYCNVLRDDGVGYGDYLEQLTYLLFLKMADEYGKPPYNRTITIPTVYNWESLRNKRGAELELHYSTLLRVLSTQPKMLGAIFSKSQNKIQDPAKLYKVIQMIDEETWVMIGADVKGDIYEGLLEKNAEDTKSGAGQYFTPRSLIRAMVECIRPEPNKTIADPACGTGGFFLAAYDFLVKTYQLDKEQKEFLKHKTFSGNEIVANTRRLCLMNMFLHNIGEMFGDSTISPTDSLIADTGNRFDYILTNPPFGKKSSMTFTNDEGEEETEDRTYNRQDFWATSSNKQLNFIQHIHTMLKTTGKAAVVVPDNVLFEGGAGETVRKKLLQTMELHTILRLPTGVFYAQGVKANVLFFDANPASKNPWTKEVWYYDYRTNIHHTLKKNPMRFEDLKAFINCYNPENRHQRKETWSEVTPEERWRKFTYDEIIARDKTSLDIFWLKDKSLADLDNLPDPDVLALEIVENLEAGLESFRRIVNGLQTIKNK
- a CDS encoding agmatine deiminase family protein encodes the protein MEHLVYISEYLIKIDRGKKVANAIEEAFGKRLEKIPSNSNEWCRDYMPVKASDGKLVLFKYMPSYLVGWKSYEKSIPEDQQAICRSIGLDFEECDVILDGGAIEIFGTQGIISDRVIKDNCSSWHGDSPTVLGIIKEKLKLKSLIVVPSDPWDFTGHVDGMVRFIDEKKVVVNDLIGLENRMKGFSIYEQELFRLWKAHFYNTLKDAELEIEEELPCEVHRNKDDKDATGIYLNFLLLDDVIIMPSYTQYEASNKKARIKLENLYKRRVIEITANDIAKHGGVINCVTWTN
- a CDS encoding restriction endonuclease subunit S, producing MSEFPNIKWPKKRLDEVALIIAGQSPSSETYNTEGIGLPFFQGKAEFSEIHPIPVKWCSKPIRIAQPDDILISVRAPVGDVNISNSQCCIGRGLAAIRYPVPKYLFFYLRLIKNLVAQEGTGSTFNAISVDVMKNLLIPFPSQSEQHRIVIKIEELFSELDNGIANLEKAKEQLKVYRQSVLKWAFEGRLTNTDVKEGELPEGWKWVKIKEVATTFSGFAFKSGDFKDKGAYQVIRMGNVRPGIIRYFESSVFVDDPDESILKRSMLMLNDVIITQTGTRKKRDYGFTALIKKSNLLLNQRIAAMRFNDGYLPSFFLYFSWTNVFKDQFFENETGNVGQGNVGMKAVTESLIPFCSLSEQQRIVQEIESRFSLADKMEQTIDESLLQAEALRQSILKSAFEGRLV
- a CDS encoding phage Gp37/Gp68 family protein, whose protein sequence is MSQSKIEWTEMTWNPVTGCTKVSPGCRNCYAEVMSRRLKAMGQEKYKNGFKLTLHPDTLSEPYTWKKSKVVFVNSMSDLFHQNVPIQYVQRVFDVMNDNPQHLFQILTKRAERLLDYDQQGKLKWSHNIWMGVSVENQGTTFRIDLLRETKARVKFLSCEPLLGPLPDLNLDQIDWVIVGGESGPKARPMEADWVIDIMEQCKKANIKFFFKQWGGFNKKKAGRKLQGKIFDEMPEFNVI
- the tcmP gene encoding three-Cys-motif partner protein TcmP, whose product is MEKFNPLMQVEKDEFFIPEVRKWSLEKYRLVGGFCDIFTTGMKNLWNQLVYIDLYAGAGFAKIKETGKVYKSSSLIALSLPIPFTKYIFCEKDPYCFSALKSRIARDFSGINITLINKDSNLAINDVLSAIPPFGINNTQLPFCFVDPYSLDFDFNTIRTIGNKRLMDFLILQALHMDANRNLIKYLKEKNDKIACYLGMDKWREDFKLDYKGYSNNFVKFLAEQYQKQMVNMGYLNERNMHQIRSNERNLPLYYLSFYSKHPRGLQFFKEVEKRTTAQLRLEI
- a CDS encoding ImmA/IrrE family metallo-endopeptidase, encoding METTAQIRAAKKFGPGYFIREQMELREWTQEDLAEVMGITLKHLNKILQENQPLTLETARILSEVFNSSAQYWLNIDTGYRLWLEHEKSDKEKEADLKSVIYERMPVRDMIKKGWLNQCNKTDDLKSQILDFWNWDKLDFKQVDDNLLPCLTKKSSAYNQFNASYAITWYQMARKVSETLPRSAYIKENLEKLYNEIHLYTIKNNGIELFLNELYQCGVVFFVLPHLQKTYLDGAAFISGENPAIIYTGRYKRIDNFWFTVAHEIAHVLMHLGEQTPFILDNLKNGERNELEDEANDLAAAKLMHREISEFLYPYLNYLTTSRVEECAKKYNVHPSIIIGKLAFDEKLSYRNIYLYNEDVLKIIPEKYQKA
- a CDS encoding type II toxin-antitoxin system RelE/ParE family toxin, translated to MDVIIIDKELLKLYNTGQSKKLKLPQHVSDKFFATIQKIEAAINFYDLSVDTGLHFERLKGYENLWSMRLTGKYRLEMEVTWQDEKQSIGIFYIKDITNHYGD
- a CDS encoding DEAD/DEAH box helicase family protein, giving the protein MPDNQFPEQKARDQIDALLVQTGWTIQNKDEINFADGLGIAVRGYQTEVGPTDYILFVDRYPMGVIEAKKESEGQRLIYHEDQAEEYARSKLKYFNNEPLSFAYESTGTITRFTDLKDPKPRSREVFTFHRPETLKEWHAQAKSLRERLHDLPVLTPEGLRECQFKGINNLEKSFRDNRPRALIQMATGSGKTYTAITSIYRLLKYCDATRILFLVDTRNLGEQAEQEFQRFIPNDDNRKFTELYNVQRLNSKYISPTNQVCISTIQRLYSILKGEELEDTAEDINPYDAYQPKEPVPVVYNPKVPVEFFDFIVIDECHRSIYNLWKQVLDYFDAFLIGLTATPDKRTFGFFNENVVSEYSHEEAVADGVNVGYEVYLIETEITIEGAKIQAKEYVDKRNRLTRQKRWEQLDEDLEYTAKQLDKDVVNFSVMRNIIRAFKEKLPEIFPGRSEVPKTLIFAKDDSHANDIIHVVREEFAEGNDFCKKVTYKTEEDPKSILANFRNAYYPRIAVTVDMIATGTDVKPLECLIFMRDVRSRNYFEQMKGRGTRTFDMDDLKKVTPSASTAKTHFVVIDTVGVTKSIKTESRPLERKKSVPLKELLNAVMLGARDEDTFISVAGRLARLSNQMTAEDKNLFSELSGGKPINIVIHDLLNAHNPDKIETTAREQYQVEAGKAPSSDQLELVQETLIKTAKSHFNGKLNEFVVKVQQIIDQVIDTVNIDKVKYAGWDEHSAETSTQIIKDFKSFLEENKDEVVALSIFYDQPYRRKELTYKMIREVLDILRLQRPALAPVRVWEAYERIEQVNGKSPKNELIALVSLIRKVSGIDQVLTPYDQTVNRNFQTWVFGKQAGPIKFNEEQMEWLRMIKEHIANSIHVDKEDLDFAPFDAKGGIGGMYQLFGQEMEKIIEEINEALVA